The Plectropomus leopardus isolate mb chromosome 1, YSFRI_Pleo_2.0, whole genome shotgun sequence sequence GTAGTAAGTATGGTGCTCTAATGTTGTGAAACACAAGCATGAAGTAGACCACCCATGTATTTACAGCCACTATTTCCTGCCAATAGCACCACAGCTCTTGCTTATTGCATCACGAGGACTAAGCTTCCCTGGTAAGGGAGAATCTGTTGTGACAGTCTTTAAGGGTGGGACAAAAGGAACCAGGAAGTGCTTCATTGCCACACTGGTTTGACTAAAAGCTCTTCAGtggtctgttttgttttgtttgggtctGGCGAGAGAGATTGTGTTCAAGAGTGCCGGGGAACTTTCCGCTGTAAGCTTgacatttaaaggttttttccattttatgagAAAAGAGTGAGTGATCTTTGTGGAGAGTGTTGTAAGCAGCTGTACAGCATGGTAAGGGAATCATTTTTTCTAGGTTTTGCCAGCTAATGTTACTGAATCAAGTCCATTGTTGAAAGATTAGACATTTAATCAATAGGAAAATAGGTGTATGGGATTTAATGCTCTGGGATTATGTGTTTTCTCAAATGGAAGCTCTTGAATATTTCTTTCATGCACACAGTTCAGGTTGTGAAAACACTGCTGCTCAGAGGAATCGGGgttcaaaacaaaatgcacgCAGAGCTCTTGGCACTCTAATTTCCTGAGAGAGGCCCCATGTGCAACATGCACGTGAGGGCTGTCAGAATGAGTTTTtccacacaaacagagagacaatTGAAAGGAACATCATTGTAGCTCCCTGTTGTGGGTGTCCTGGATTATCATCTGCCTTTGCGCATTCATTTCCTGGAATGCATAAGTAACTGTTTTCTTCCCcctctttttctttgatttcagaCTGCACAGTTTAAGAGGATTTGAAGATGTCATTGGTTTCCATCATCTCTCTTTTGGCTGTCATTATTTCAGCAGCCTACGGTGGGAAAGTTCTGGTTTTTCCACATGACGGCAGCCACTGGGTCAATATGAGGGTACTTGTTGAGGAGCTGCATACAAGGGGACACACTGTGACTGTCATTCGGGCTGCAGATAGCTGGTACATCAGAGAAGCGTCTCCACATTACAATACTGTCACAGTGGATGTTGCCGGTGGTGgaaatgaagatttttttcgACTCTTTGTCTCTgaagttattaaaattaaacGAAGCAAGGGGTCCGCATGGGCCCGCTTTGCTTTAGACATGGAGTTGAAGGAAAAGTTCTTTGAATTACACAAGAAAGTCTGTGAAGTGATTGTGCACATATTTGAAAATGAAGAGTTAATGAAGTTCTTGCGAGACGCCAAGTATGATGTGATTTTGACGGACCCTGCTAACGGAGGAGGCGTCATGCTGGCTCACTATCTGGGATTGCCGTTAGTGTTTAACGCCCGCTGGACTGTTCACGGTGAAGCCCATTTTGCTGTTGCACCCTCTCCGCTTTCTTACGTACCGCTTCCACCTTCAGAACTAACAGATCAAATGACTTTCTATGAGAGGGtcaaaaacatagttttctaCACCATGAGGATGCATCTGTACAAGCAGGTGGTTGGGCCACATTATTCTGAATTGTCCAGCCGCTACTTTGGCCCAGATGTAGACTACTTCTCTCTGTTTCAAGCTGCAGACCTGTGGCTGATGAGAGTGGACTTTGTGTTCGAGTTTCCTCGTCCTATTATGCCGAATATTATTCATATGGGAGGCTTCCAGTGTAAGCCCTCAAAACCTCTTCCTGAACACCTGGAGGAGTTTGTGCAGAGTTCTGGAGAGCATGGAGTCATCATCATGTCTCTGGGAACTTTAATTGGAGAGCTTCCCCGTGACCTAGCTGATGAGATCGCTGCAGCTTTTGCTAAATTACCTCAGAAAGTCATCTGGAGATATAAAGGTGACAAACCAGCGACTTTGGGCAGCAACACTTTACTAGTCGACTGGATGCCACAGAATGACCTCCTAGGACATCCAAATGTTAAACTCTTTGTAAGTCACGGAGGAACTAACGGAATATACGAGGCTATATATCATGGAGTTCCAATTGTTGGCATTCCCATTGTGTTCGATCAAGCCGACAACCTCTCCAGACTGAGAGCAAAGGGTGTTGCAAAGGTTATAGATGTTTCTGTACTGGATAGGGAAACATTTCAGACTGTCATACAGGAAGTCCTGAATGAGCCCTCCTACAAGATGAACATGCAGAGACTCTCCAGGCTGCACAGAGATCAGCCAGTGAAGCCACTGGATCGTGCAATCTACTGGTTAGAGTTTGTCATGAGACACAAAGGTGCAGCTCACCTGAGAACAGAGTCCTACAAAATGCCCTGGTATTCCTATCACTCTGTAGATGTAATACTATTTTTAGTAACAGCTGCTTTgctcattttgttattttttgcaggGTTAGTATGGTCATGCTTTAGAttgtgtttgaaaaagaaagtgaaaactgACTAATCAGGAAAAATGGAATgataattttcatatttttgaatacATTGGTATATGAGAAATCTGGCTGTAATCCGCTGGATATCGAAAAGTacagaatttgacattttaaatgtgtcttaAGTGTTCTGCAAGTAACTTAAATATTGCTAGAAAAAAAtggactgtaaaaaataaaaaagagatgtAATTACCATTACACAATTATGCAACTGACTGCCAATTTGCAAGAGTAAAGTCTGTTTGATTACTTTGTTTAAAGCcaagtcatttttaataatctCTTGACCTTTCAATGTATCAGTTTAACCTCTAATTTTGgtcttaaacaaataaaactcacaGCAAATGCAAGCTACGGTACTAGTAGACGAACTTGATGACATGAGTCAAGTCAAAAGTTTCAACTCTCTATCCTCTATATCTATTTTGATGTATGCTACACTATGTTATCATGctagaagaggaaaaaagactcacattgccatttttttaagaagaaaacaatGTGGACTGTTGGACTTGAGAAAAATAATCAACTTTCTTTTCATATATGCCATGGCATAAGTTTTAATAGCATGGATGTATTAGAAATAACCTGAACTAAATGAGGACGTGTTAATCACATTCCCAGCCAGCAGGTGTTGCTGTTCAgccatttacagtatttttaccaGCCTGTAAATGCAAATTATCagctattttataattttactttttcagaaGACAAAAGAACACTCACCCAAGCATTGTAGGCCACACaaactcccccccaaaaaatgaaatgttttttacaatcttgatttcttgtgtttcttttcagtTGTAACACAGGATAAAGGTCCTGCAttttataaatcattttataacTGCTATTTATGTAAGGGTCAAAAATAATGGTTGACTTTTACTCTCCTTTCCACCCCCTTATCACTTGTGCATTTAAGAACATGCAATTGCAGTACCAAAGTCCTGCGTGGGTTGGAACCTGCAGACGAGGACGTGTTCTGCTCTCTAACAAGGGAGCATATTGAATAAAATACATTGGATGCCAAAAAGGtaacattagcattttttttgccaattaaaATAACTGATAGCTATCTATTTGAAGTTTTGTGTTTATCcaaaagttaatttttaacTGGCATGCAATACATTTTCTTGTGGTTCAGATTCTCTCAGTTACAATTAGCTCTTACTGTGGCTGAAAGTGTTAACAGCATTTGCGGATGgacaaaaagtgaaataaaattaaataaaaatattaacacccttattttttagtttgtcaTTGTTCTTACATTTGAGTCTCTATGATGAAACCAACTGCAGCAGGCTACACTAACCAcagtaaaattattaaaagcaaaaaatgtaaaagtaatacttcacccacaaaaggctcatttttatatcagttactcaccacAGGTTACAGTGAATtagttaagacatttttaaaaaaaattttatcgTGTCTCAACTGTGAATGGTGAATCCAAAAAAGAGGAACAATACTCATGAATCAAAGCAAACGGGAACACATCTAACAACAGCacaactatatcaaaacatcagtttataaACTCTTACACatctcatgcagtataatccaagtctcacgtatccagttgtatgctcagtacttctcaaacacatgcatttatgcTTAGACCTTAGTATTTAAATGTctagtgtgcaggatttagtggccCTATCTCAAGCTGGTGTTTGATGTGTCTGTTTTGAGTTATTGAAGGACAACATGGTTGACTCCTTGCAAGAAACCCACTCCTTATGTCGATATAAACCATTTACtctaaagtaatgaaaacacagcagttctTTTACTGAGATTATTCTTAAGTGATAAAAACATAGATAAATATCATATACAACTTCTGCCAGCAGatgccccaaaatcctacagacttgacttttaaaacatgtcagtgcaAACGGCCTAGCACGGTCGAGCAGCATGTCTgggcatgagtgtgtgtttgaactctgCTTAAGTGGATCTCATGTGCACGCCCCTGCGCAGACACGCTCAGGGCAAATATTTGTGGGTGGAAGTGTTTATATTGTTAGTTTTAGCAAAAAGGCATGTGTTTCTGGAAATATTGAGTATACGACTGGATAAACACTTGTATTATACTGAAcaagtgtttttaatgtctgttttgatatatttctgctgttaaataAGTTTGCCTATGACTTAAATTCATAAGaaactgtctctgtttttggacttttattcactgcatttaagaaaattaaatgtttggataaaaacacttgaaaagagTGCCTCTGCTAAGAAATAATATGCTTTCTTCCCAActttagaataaaaatgaattggcCCTGGGTCTGGATcaccctcttcttcctctgcccAGTTGTGATTTATGGTGGGAAAGTTATCGTTTTTCCAGTGGACGGGAGCCACTGGATAAACATGAAAATCGTTATTGAGGAACTGCACTCAAGGGGCCACCAAGTTTCTGTTGTACGAGCATCAGACAGCTGGTACATCAAGGAAAACTCCCCGTTCTACACTTCAATTACACTCAATGCAGAGTCTGGATTTGATGAAGAATTTTTAACTGCGTTTGTGACCCAGTTGCTGGAAATCCAGAGGGAAGGAAAGTCTTTGTGGACACGTCTCAAACTGGAAATTGAAGTGGCACAAAAGTCTGCTGAAATGAACGAGAAAGGATGCAAAATGATTGAGCtgctttttgaaaacaaagatCGGATGCAGTCACTACTGGATGCCAAATACGACCTTGTCCTTGCAGACCCTGTTTCACCAATCGGTGTTATATTTGCACACTACCTCAAATTGCCTCTTGTTTTCAATGTCAGATGGACGAGTCATGGTGAAGGTCATTCTGCAATTGCACCTACTCCTCTTTCTTATGTGCCATTGGTAGGGTCCGAGCTGTCAGATAAAATGAGCTTTCCTCAGAGACTCCTTAACATATTCATTTTTGGCTACACAGAGTTTCAAATTGCGTATTATATTTTACCATATTATGTCGGCCTTGTTAGTAAATATTTAGGTCCAGACGCAGACTATTTATCCCTGTTTCAAGCGGCAGACATTTGGCTGATGAGAGCGGACTTTGTGTTTGAGTTCCCTCGTCCCACCATGCCTAATGTTGTCTATATGGGAGGATTCCAGTGTAAACCTGCAAAACCTCTTCCTGAACACCTGGAGGAGTTTGTGCAGAGTTCTGGAGAGCATGGAGTCATTATAATGTCTCTGGGAACCTTAATTGGAGAGCTTCCCCGTGACCTAGCTGATGAGATTGCTGCAGCTTTTGCTAAATTACCTCAGAAAGTCATCTGGAGATATAAAGGTAAAAGACCAGCTACTCTGGGCAACAACACTTTGATAGTAGACTGGATGCCACAGAATGATCTTTTAGGACATCCCAAGATGAAACTTTTTGTGGCTCATGGAGGAACAAACGGCGTTCAAGAGGCGATATACCACGCAGTACCTATCCTAGGACTTCCATTAATTTTTGATCAGCGTGATAATCTGTTAAGAATTGAGGTAAGAGGAGCAGGAAAGATGATTGATATTTTTAGTATGAATGAAGACATCTTCTTTCAGGGTATTCAGGAAGTCCTGAATGAGCCCTCCTACAGGATGAACATGCAGAGACTCTCCAGGCTGCACAGAGATCAGCCAATGAAGCCATTAGATACCGCCCTCTTCTGGTTAGAGTTTGTTATGAGACACAAAGGTGCAGCTCACCTGAGAACAGAGTCCTACAAAATGCCCTGGTATTCCTATCACTCTGTAGATGTGATGCTCTTCTTAGGTGGAGTCATGCTGATTATTCTGGGCATCTTTGCTGCTTTAATATGGTGCTTTTGCTCCCGCTGtctgagaagaaaaaataaacaggattaaaaaaatttttaaaaaatcaaagtagCAATCACAATTAAATCTAAACCACAATGACAATGATTTAATGgagatgacagaaaaatattaacaattagtgaaaaaaaaggattcttGTAAAATAGTCAACAAACTTAATCAACTAgtgctttatattttttattctatcaACAAGGAGGAACACATGTTTAGGGCTGATTAATTTGATTTACACACTGTATATTCTTGCACTGTTGCTATTTGACAAACCTGGAACTCTGGATGACAAGCATATCATATCTCAGCATTTTCTTTCAGATTGACAAatttataatttgaaaaaaaaatctggtcaaGATTTCACATTGCACAATCAATACTCTTTGGATATGTGACCCCTTGGTATCTGTTACCTTACCTTCTGCACAAATAAACTGTTCACCTTTAGGAAAAACAGTTAACCAAATGTACAGTAACATTGCTTCACCAGAGggaacaaaataaatgcatttacaaaaatatttgggTACTTTCCATTAGTTTGTCCTCTTTGATGAGCGCACAGTAGAAATAACACTTGCatgtgttttgggctgttttttctctctcagctgcACTGCTATGGAAGACTTTCCAAGTTCACTTACTCCGATTCtccatttttaaatgactaCATTATTTCATCAATGTTGCACAGTATTGGGGATTCATGTTCTGATCTCATCCATGCCAAGTGTGGTCTTGTATGGATTTAAGCATATCCAATTTCACACACAAAGATTAGAGTGACACTATACAGTGCCtttgcttaatttctttaaataaacctTAATGTGTGGTTTTTACCTGTAGGATTTTGTAATTTGGACTATTTTTGATAGCTCAATCTCagttatttataaaacatataGGGCCTGCTCATCGCCCACTTCATAGCGTACACCTGTTCAACTGCTTGTTAACCCAAATATCTAATAAGCCAATCACATGGCAGCTTCTCAATGCATTTAGGCCTGTGGGCATAACCAAGACGATCTGCTGAATTTGAAGTGGAGATCAGAATGAGGAAGAAAGGTGATTTAAGTGACTTAAATGTGGTATGGTCGTTGGTACCAGACGGTCTGGTCTGAGTATTTCAGCAACTGCTGATCTACTGGGATTTTCACGCACAACGGTCCGTAAAGGAGGAAATATCCAGTGAGCGGCAGTTTTCTGGGCAAAAACGTCTTGgtgtcagaggtcagaggagatAAGCCACACTAGTTCGTATGGCAGGCTACAGGTAGGAGTCAgagctttttcctctctcttgttATAAATCTGGATGAATTATAGGCtactttggtgctcatggttacGGCATCGAGACTACAGTCGTTTTGTttcatgtccatattgacaaaagcaGGCTAAAGTTCATATTTTGATGCACGATGCTTAACCGCTTAGATTTAACGTTTACTTGAGCCAGTTGCCGGTGGGCTGCCGGTGGGTTTTGGGACGTTTTAATACTCTGAGAGCCGAGACTTTATTTGAAATTAGGCGAAAACCCACTATCTCATTGCATGCTGTTTCCCACCTGTTAATGCAAGCGCCTCCCTCAGTGGTCAGAGTCAGGGACTGTTCGTCATTTATGAGGTGGTGCAAAACGGGtgaggcattaaaaaaagcactgggagggaattgtgttttttttttggcctagGAGAGGaatatacaactttaaatggtatACTCTAGTGGCATTCtctatgtattttaaataacctCTGAACCTCAGATCCTACTAGCTGGTTTGaaatacatgttttctttaagaatctgcaaaatcacaccattttgTCATGGCCAGAAGcgtaaacacagaaacacaaagttcCTGATGGTCCTTTAACACATCATTTTTAAGgaggatttgcattttgtttaataaattagatgtttgttttggtgattatGTAACCTAACGAACAGCTGCCAGTTTGCTTATTGCATTGGTTCTACATTTGATCCACAAGTAATCTTAAGAAAAGGCTAACGACCCTTTTTGAGGGACAGTTTTTACAATGATTAAGTCATGTACTTTGATTCTAAAATACAGCCATTGTTAAgtgataaaacaacaacacatctctataaacagatttaaaaaagctCATATATATGATATGTTTGATGAATACTTTGGACTGGAGCCATGTAATACAGGCTAGTATTTGTGGTTTAGAAGAGCTGCCATTGTGTTTAACGCTTTGATGCGGATATGTCTGTACTTTCACAGGTGACTTTTGTCCTGGTACAAAAAAGTGGGCTAGCTGCAGCATTTGCCAAATTACCTCTGACAGTTTTAAGGATGATAGGCCAGCTCCTCCGGGGAAGAGCAGTTTACCGTCAAGGTCATCCAAGTTGTTcatgaaggaaagaaaagtagTTCTATTGAGTCCCAGTTAAaggttttcatttgtttgctgATGAATATAGCGCCCCgctgtgtcaaaaaatgagggGAGCAGAGTGGATAAAGACTACAGCTTCCTCAGGGCCATACAGGAAGTCCTGTATAAGCTCTCCTACGGGACGAACATGCAGGGTCTGCCCCAATTTCTACACTTAATGGGCTTAACTGGCACTTTGGCAATGTTGcaaataataagaaatacaaGTCAGATACAACAACTGTGTATGTCAGTTTCGGCAGACTTGTGTAGAATCTTCAGGCTTGCAGAGATCAGCCAATAAAGTCATCAAAGCAGTCTCTTTTGGGAAAAGTCTGTCCTAAGATACAAAGACGTCACTAACCTGAGACCCTGCAGGCAGTCTTTGTTTTCCGTTGTAGATATCATGCGATTTATAGCAACTGTTGCtgattattcagatttttttcttctttttttttgttagggGACCTTGTGAAGGTATTGAATGTCTAGCATTCAATATAAACCTAGAGTTTAAAGGATATTTCTCTCACTTTAAGACAAGCTGAAATTCCCAAGACTGCAGCTTTGTGAGGGTTGTGtcactttaaataaatgcaattatgACGTAACTATACAAAATCCCTGAaagtttttcttaaataaataaattcttttattacaaaacaataaaaaaatcatactgcaAATACTGTTACAGAATGTATGTCTACATCCTACTATTGGCTTGTCACAGCCATGATACAAATTATAATGTACATTGTTTTACATCTCTAGCTGTCAAACAggtaaatcattaaaaatatttgttcgGTGTGATTTATCACTATTCGGTCGGATTATAACTGGGGTCTGACCCTGGAGACATTTGCTACCCAGGAGgtaaaacaaaagtatttcaaGGGAAGTTTCACCTTGAtggaacattttcatttttggcacaCACACGTCAAACAACAGTAGCTTACAAGTCCACTAATATTAGTCAGATCAATATTAGCTGCCTGGTGGATTCAACTTGTGTCAATATAGCTAATACAAAAGGCACGTAAAAAAAACTTCCAGgttaaaagtatacattttttaaggttttaagagtgaaagaaagagatCAGTGTTGAGCTGGATGACAATGCATGTCCATTCATGTCCTAAATGTGCCGAAGTGAAATATCACTTTGAAttaatagtttgacattttgggaaaaatgcttattgcctttttgctGGGAATTAGATGAGGAAATCGATAACCACTCTTGTGTCTGTGAGGTAAATATGAAGTTGGAGTCAGCAGCTTCAGTCAGTTGGACTtggcataaagactggaaaaatGAGTGGAAAGAGATaattcactgtttatttatgagGGGTTATGTGCTGGACAATTTCTTGCAGTATTTTTTCctctggttgcctggcaactgtTTCCATACAAGCAACAGTTCAGCACATACTTTGTGGAAGAGCAGATTATTGTATTTACACTTGTACAGATTGAACCGAGATAGGCTATTACTGATGAATTAGGGACCTATAGAGGTGCTggtaaacatttttgttgtttggactGAGATAGGTTGTTTCACCTAACTTCCAGTCTTCGTGCTGAGCTGAACTAACTGTCTGCTGATTGTAGCtccatattttaaagaaaaaaaactattcctttaaagcagTGGTTCTTACTTTGTCATGCCCCCTTTCCCCACCCCATTTCTTATTAATCATTAACAATAATTGGGGAAGCAACCACTAAAGTGAAACActgaattacagtaaaataaaggtCAGCATGATAGTGTCAGCAAACTTTTTTCCCTACATAAATTGTATGTATTCAACTTTGTTTCACTTCATATAGTCAATTTCTCAccggtcaaaaaaaaaatcactaacaCCTCctgacatctggcttttgtttttaagcTTACA is a genomic window containing:
- the LOC121964894 gene encoding UDP-glucuronosyltransferase 2A2-like, producing the protein MSLVSIISLLAVIISAAYGGKVLVFPHDGSHWVNMRVLVEELHTRGHTVTVIRAADSWYIREASPHYNTVTVDVAGGGNEDFFRLFVSEVIKIKRSKGSAWARFALDMELKEKFFELHKKVCEVIVHIFENEELMKFLRDAKYDVILTDPANGGGVMLAHYLGLPLVFNARWTVHGEAHFAVAPSPLSYVPLPPSELTDQMTFYERVKNIVFYTMRMHLYKQVVGPHYSELSSRYFGPDVDYFSLFQAADLWLMRVDFVFEFPRPIMPNIIHMGGFQCKPSKPLPEHLEEFVQSSGEHGVIIMSLGTLIGELPRDLADEIAAAFAKLPQKVIWRYKGDKPATLGSNTLLVDWMPQNDLLGHPNVKLFVSHGGTNGIYEAIYHGVPIVGIPIVFDQADNLSRLRAKGVAKVIDVSVLDRETFQTVIQEVLNEPSYKMNMQRLSRLHRDQPVKPLDRAIYWLEFVMRHKGAAHLRTESYKMPWYSYHSVDVILFLVTAALLILLFFAGLVWSCFRLCLKKKVKTD
- the LOC121944194 gene encoding UDP-glucuronosyltransferase 2B1-like — protein: MKIVIEELHSRGHQVSVVRASDSWYIKENSPFYTSITLNAESGFDEEFLTAFVTQLLEIQREGKSLWTRLKLEIEVAQKSAEMNEKGCKMIELLFENKDRMQSLLDAKYDLVLADPVSPIGVIFAHYLKLPLVFNVRWTSHGEGHSAIAPTPLSYVPLVGSELSDKMSFPQRLLNIFADYLSLFQAADIWLMRADFVFEFPRPTMPNVVYMGGFQCKPAKPLPEHLEEFVQSSGEHGVIIMSLGTLIGELPRDLADEIAAAFAKLPQKVIWRYKGKRPATLGNNTLIVDWMPQNDLLGHPKMKLFVAHGGTNGVQEAIYHAVPILGLPLIFDQRDNLLRIEVRGAGKMIDIFSMNEDIFFQGIQEVLNEPSYRMNMQRLSRLHRDQPMKPLDTALFWLEFVMRHKGAAHLRTESYKMPWYSYHSVDVMLFLGGVMLIILGIFAALIWCFCSRCLRRKNKQD